CATTATGATCAAACATAAGTCTCAAGTAATAATTTGAGATTCTGATGGTCATCAAAAAGCAATAATTATAGGCATACAAGTAGTGTAGCATAACCCttactgtgtgataatgctcagAAGGGTCAAAGATACTTGACAAGATAGGCTACATTTACAAACATGTCCACAAGATGTCATGCAACTATCAAGAACAGAAGAATTGTCAAATGCAATAATATATTCTAAATCTATCTTCTTCTAATATCTTCTCAACTAAGCCTATAGCCTACGAAAAGTCCTACATTAAAAAGAGAAACGCACGACCACAAGCAGTCTTATGTCGAATACGTATATTTGCATGAATTGACTTTATCAATCTGTCTTCAACATTAAGTGCATGATACAGCCTGCATCCGGATGTGACGAGATTGTTACTGCATTATGCTCAGTGGGGAATATTTGAAGCCACACAATATTGCGGAGGATAACGAACCATGGACAGGATGTGTTGACATGGTCGTCTTCATTGGATTCAAGGTTTGATGTTATTGCGTTTTTATTTTATAGAGTGGGCAccatttataataataataacaatgcaaTAATGCATATATTCAAAGTTCCAAATTCGCTGGAGCCTACAGTTGATTACTACAGAACGATGATAAGCAATAGGCATCCGATATGTATAAATTTCTTTGGAGCCTAATATAAGATCAGGATTGGGGTGTCTTCAATCATACTAACTTCATATATACAGTTTAAAACAAATACATGTAGTATATCTCAATGTTGCGTGCGTAACGCTCTTGTTGCCAAAACGCTCATGACAACTGTAGGCTAGTATCTAGTAGCCTATCAGTATCAAATCATGGTATACTGTTAAACTGCATTTTTATACGTATGGGGAAGTTCTGTAGTGTAAGCCTTATTGTTTTCCCTGTAAGTGTTTGGGTGGAGTTTTAAAGATTAGGTTAATCATTAACAGACTGCACGATGTCTCAGTTGGTGGTGGATGTGTAGCCTATACGTGTAGCCGATGGGTTAGTGTGATGTTTATGATCAGGATATTGATATAGCAGGAATCAACTGCTACACAtcttatatatttttaaaggatCGGTCTAAGCGACAAAGGATACCGCTCATTCAGAAGCTTTGCCAAGGTCCTCCTTTAGGAAATACTTTCTCTTTTGTTTTAATTTGCCCTGAGAATAACGACAACGCTTTGACGCACAGTGTTGTGGGATATGAAGCCATTGACAGCTCcaggcaatgtgtgtgtgttaacccgaTTCTTTTTGCCTCTATAACGCGCAGCTTCCATGTCCTGCTCTGGATACAATGATGCAGCATTGAATGGACGTCTCGTGCCACCAGCAGAGTGACAGCATCCAAGAAACACCCACCTACAATCTGGAGAGTTATCTGAGGGTTGAGAATGACATCCAAGAGACAGCAAGAAAGTGAAACGAGGAAAGAAAATAATTCTGAGTTATAGAGCCGGAGTGAAAGAAGACAGGAGGATAAAGAGAGAAGGGTTGAGTTGTGGAGCCGCCTGGGTGCTGCAGTGTGGAGGTTGGAGGTCATGGTGGGGCGGGGCCTGTGGGTGTGTAAGCCCCGCTTTGGTAAGCGGGGGCGGTTCGGGGTggtgcctgctctctgtgtgctGATAGTCAGTGCTGCCCTGCTAGCTCTGCTCTTCGTGGACTCCATTGAGTCATGGGCCACCTCCATGAACATGAACACAATGGTAGAGGCGCAGGGGGGGATCATACCCCCACAAAGTGTCCCCCCAACCAGACCCGAGGAGTACCTCCTTATGCCCAGCCCTCTCGTCTGCCAGCGTGCCAAACCCTACCTCATCGCCATGGTGACCTCCGCCCCAGCCAATCAGATGGCCCGCCAGGCCATCCGGGACACATGGGGTGGGGAGGTGGAGGTCAGGGGTCATAGGGTCATGACCTTGTTCATGGTCGGTGTGGCCTCTGACCCCGGGCTAGCCAAGCTGCTGATAGAGGAGGCCCGGGAACGAGGGGACCTGATCCAAGGGCGCTTCTGGGACTCCTACTCTAACCTGACCCTGAAGACCCTCTCCATGCTGAACTGGGCCCGACGCTTCTGCCCCCAGGCCCACTTCCTGGCCAAGGTGGACGATGACGTCCTGTTCAACCCCGGGGCCCTGCTGCGCTACCTGAACAGGAGCACCGTGACCAACACCTACGAGCATGGGGACCTGTACCTTGGCCGGGTCCACCTTCACGTGGCTCCAGACCGAGACCCAGACAGTAAGCACTACCTCCCTAGAGGGGCGTACCCTGCATCTGTCTTCCCTGACTACTGCAGTGGCACTGCCTAcatcctctctcgctcctccctgCTCAAGATCTCCTTGATGGCCGCTTCCTCACCTCTGCCCACCC
This window of the Oncorhynchus clarkii lewisi isolate Uvic-CL-2024 chromosome 16, UVic_Ocla_1.0, whole genome shotgun sequence genome carries:
- the LOC139368815 gene encoding beta-1,3-galactosyltransferase 9, with the translated sequence MVGRGLWVCKPRFGKRGRFGVVPALCVLIVSAALLALLFVDSIESWATSMNMNTMVEAQGGIIPPQSVPPTRPEEYLLMPSPLVCQRAKPYLIAMVTSAPANQMARQAIRDTWGGEVEVRGHRVMTLFMVGVASDPGLAKLLIEEARERGDLIQGRFWDSYSNLTLKTLSMLNWARRFCPQAHFLAKVDDDVLFNPGALLRYLNRSTVTNTYEHGDLYLGRVHLHVAPDRDPDSKHYLPRGAYPASVFPDYCSGTAYILSRSSLLKISLMAASSPLPTPLPPEDVFVGLCARAAGVLPSHCPLFSGGPAVPYGRCCYQAMVSIHHISPREMLRFWADIHSPPPCSWLGLRASLGVCKVRAMLGTFLGVDQGL